In the Entelurus aequoreus isolate RoL-2023_Sb linkage group LG21, RoL_Eaeq_v1.1, whole genome shotgun sequence genome, ACCAggctatgcaaaaaaaaaaaaaaagtactgttctaTGCTGCGAACCGaccccgcccgcccgcccgcccacCCCTACTTTCTGTCATGTGGGCACCAGTACTAGCAATATGACTCTCAGTACTGTACTGTAATCTCTGTGTGGTCTGTTtgttaataaaaatgtaatgctcaGCAACAATGTATGTATGCAGAGGGGCTCAAAGCTGAAACAAAGCcatttttgtttatatatacactTCACCCCCCAAGTAACATCTAGTCTGCCTTTTCAACCACTTAACACATTTTATTAAGAAGTAAGAAATAAGTATATTATACTCATGGATCGATTCATCCTTCTGTGCGTTTATCACAGTTCCATCCATTTTGGTTGCATTTATGTGTACAACATTTTCACAGACTGAATATTAATGGCTGCCTTTCATACAACCGTCACTGTATCATTTTGTCTCAAAACGTGTAGTCCATACAGAGGGGAGATACAGTGGGTTGGATTTTTTTATGTTTCCAAATAACCCAAGATTGTGTTGTTTTTCTAATTAGTTCATGTACGCCTAAATGACTAAAGTGGGGAAAAAAGCACTGACTGATAGATAATATTGCTCTTTTTGAGTTTAATACGTCTGCTGTGTAATGTTTGggtcatttgtattttattttttttaataaaataaaaccttGGCACTCGACTAATGTACCCTTGTTGTACTTTTAACAGTGTGTGCTCTTTAAGAGTGGGATGTTAGAAAATATTTGGTCTTTTAATGAGCAATATTTCAACTTTTATTAAATAGAATATGAAAATTGAGCCACTGAATGGATACATGAGGCACATGGTAAGGGGAAAAGAGTAATAAATGAGGGATACAAAGAAACTATTCTGGCAAGGAAGTGGTTATCACaaagcagtcattcacaaaaacaaaaaagaagaaggttgtctGTGTAGCAACAGTTTAACCTAAAAACGAGGACATCTGAAGCCACAAACAGCGAGCTTGCGGAGTGTACGGCAAAAGTGGAGCAGCATTGAATATATTTTCAAACATTATAAAGTAGTGGGGAAAAACACCTCACATTTTCTTCAGTGCGTTGAAACGGATCACATTTGGTATATTCAGTGGGCATTATTTGTGAAAAGGACAGCATGTATTCAACTGTAACTGAGTGTTTCCTGTAGTTCCTCCCCATAAATGCAGCTAAGCAAGGTAAACAAATGAGGAGGAACGCCTCTCAGTATGATAAAGTACACCACTGCAAACTGCAGGAATCTAAAACGTTTTGGTGCAAATCCAAATAAAATGTTGCCTTTATGTAAATATACGGTCCTTTACTGCCCTCTAGTGATACTACATGTAAAACCTTTAtatgggctgtttgcaacatttacacagatgcctggaGGGCAGCAACTCGCCAATACATATAACACAGTACATCTCGCCCTCTCATGGCTTCTCCTACGTAACCCATGCACGTGCATTAGCGTTAGGGGTTGTTAGCTAATAAAGCAATTTAAATAGTGAATGCGTATTCTGTTATAATAACATGActtgttcgttgcttctcttggactgcttttgtatgtgtgcacacgctCTCTGTGCGTACGTGTTGaagagacctggggccgtacttatcaagcttcttagaattactcctaagaagtctgctaagagttgacttaagagtaaataaattattcgctgaaagctgcacttaaaagttagttatcaagcgtcttactcacactttcagcgaagtgtaggactgaatcttaagtgtcacactcaagagctgaattacgacattactatgtgccgtaaacggaattttaggtgacgtcatttccgtgtccatagaaatgaccaatcacggaagggaatccgttgtctaagaataaagaaatagcttggaaatatttaagtggacaatgggagtgtatattttgacaataaactacaaaataatacaaaacaaactagtccccgccggcactcacgctaccgctccctctcttctatcgcccacacactcactgacgtcactcacctcacggccacacacatacgctactgtcataacattttctttccaattcattaattaggcaactaatttgaaactggtgtgggtggctctatatatactagcccactgcagacacatgcagaaatcaacaaggaatcgaaaagtattaaatctgtgacaaaaataatatccgctctgtctaaaggataccgtttgatcagctgctcgtcatcaaaaaaaaaaaaaacattgttccgttccctgaacgttcgcgcacgtctctctcgcctcagtgccatcccctgctggcaactcctaaccacttaagacacctctgaaggtctcttaaatatcgtggagagtaggagtgattcttagacttaagaacgttgataaaaagcttttattcttaagtttgagagtaggactaaatttcgcaaattctcaggacttaagtgtaaatggcactctaagaagcttgataagtacggcccctggtgatTGACCGCCGTAAACAGCAATCATTTTCTACGGGCCGGTAAAATGTTtcattacataaactttgtaattgtgaaaaatatagacaattgtcaaacaaatgtgttctgttaaaccactaatggtaacataagtgttcttgatatattttttgtttttgagaAAATGTTACTGCGAGGAAGTTGGAAACAGcacctttaaggcaggggtgtcaaacccgttttcattgagggccacattgcagttatggctgcccttagagggccacttgtaacggtgaataatatataaatacaaattgcctcattacacaattattcattatcgtatatatgtttatatacactgtaaaaaaaaacagtaaaaaactgacagttgccaaaattttactgtaaaatttatgtttttaaaatatatgctgtaaatggaaaaagagtACCTctgtttttcctgtaaaatatacagttgttttACTGTGAATTGCTGTAAAATGAAAAAACAATATCaccgtgttttttgttttttttacggtaacattttggcaactaaacaaccagttttttaccgtaaaataatttttaaagtgTACAATTTGACGTATAACTTGCTTTCAAATTATGAGTGAAACCAAtataaaagtatttttattttaaaagaaaaaatgtacgataatatatttgttgcaatattaggtTTGCAGTTTAAAAGATATAAAAACTGCATGCAGTGCATGTATGTTTGCTGTTAAAATGGAAAGTTGAATACGTTTAGTGAGAAAATACGCATATtaattccaggctttcgcgggccacataaaatgatgtggcgggccaaatatggcccccggggccttgagtttgatacctgtgcTTTAAGGTGTAGGTTAGATTAGCAGTGTTGGGAAATTTACTTGAAGAAAAACAATTATATTTTACTACACATTTACGATAACAAAAAAGTAATTAGTAATTATGCCTGTGTACATGTAATTAAATAGAAGTAACAAAGTGTTTAATGAGGTTGTATGCGGACAAACATGTTGCTCTTGCACACAAAGTACACTTCATTTGTATTGTAACTGTACTTCCTTCCTGAAAACGCCAGATTTGTGTTGATGTTTGGAGCTCCAAACTTAGCTTTAGCTTTGCTTGGCCCTCGCATGAGTGTGATTGgtagagaatgaggaagtgtgtgGAGGACGCAGAGACGGTATGCAGGCTGGAGACACAGTCGGCCCTCGCAACATCGCACTTTAAATATCGCAGCTTCATTAAATCGCTGACTTTTTAAGAAAAGCAATTCTTTCAAAGCATTTTCTACATGTTTTTAGCCTTGGAGTgttaaattatgttttatttatgtatttgtctAATTTTCATGTATTATATTGTGGCCACCGTTATAGATATTCACCAAGCTGGACTTCTGTTTCTGCGTTAAAGGTGAACCATGTTAACAAAGGGTGGCTAACCTTGGCGCTATTTTTACTGCAATAATCTCAAATcgaccaacttttggcagaacaactttttgatgcactCCATCTTTAACGCATGTCTCACCAATAAGACATTTCCACATTAGCAGTCTTGTCAAAGTGTCACCATCAGCCATCAACAACTGTTGACATCAACTCTTAATTCAAGATGCTGTGGGATGACAACGCAGAACACGCATTGCAAACAAGACAGAATGCTAacaagtagggatgtaacggtattataAATACCACGGTATTAAGGTTTCAAAGTCTTCTCAATAATAGGGTGATGTGTGACGGTATCAGttgaaaacttggtgagtgtagttttcTTCTGGTGTTTTAGCGTTGGCCAGGTCTGTAAACAAACTACATATAAGTGTGCTCGTACTCGTCGTAGATAAAAGGAatgtttttttggacattaaaagcGGTCTATAACAGGTTGAATtacgttgctaacaaacagacaaacaagccCAGGCCAAAACATAACatctttggcggaggtaagataGTCTGCGTTTCCAGCGTTTCCAAGGCAACACAGAGCCAGCTGGTCATGGCACTGAcattaaatcacaaaaaaaaaagatccccGAGGGAAATGAGATTAAACAAGAAAGCTACTTAATTCATCTGCAATCAATCCATTTTTTTCAACTGCTGGTCTGTGGATGTcgcaggggggctggagcctattctAGCTgcacagtgtccgccctgagatcggtaggttgtgagttcaaaccccggccgagtcataccaaagactataaaaatgggactcattacctccctgcttggcactcagcatcaagggttggaattgggggttgaatccaaaaatgattcccgggcgcggccaccgctgctgcccactgctcccctcacctcccagggggtgatcaagggtgatgggtcaaatgcagagaataatttcgccacacctagtgtgtgtgtgacaatcattggtactttaacttttaactataactcgggtggaaggcaggcctggacaagttgccacctcaaactgtcacccagaaaatatgtttgaagccagcgaagccaaacatcagtttgtgaagTATTTACATTATCAAAAGTTTTTATATTGTTAGtttacttttctgagaaacaacattttccaTACTGATACACAAAATTACCAatgtagaggacactgcttcccataatgtaaaagttgaaaggcactaaactgaacattattgttttacactggatgttgactttgttACTTTAAAATCAACTGtaagttattatttttaatatttaatattcctgcacaattatttgcacctagaaatacttgtttgtagtaaaaaaatatgattagaacattttagcattatgtttgtcttcaattacagtaagtgtgtttatccgaaacattcctgccactttattttacacactataaaacttttttttttggatatataccgcaataatatcgtaccgtggcgtTATTactgtgataatatcgtaccgagATATTTTAAACCGTTACATCCCTGCTAACAAGTAACAAAAAAGCGTAGCTTGGACTGTTGACCAAGTTTTTGCAAAACAACTTATGCCCCTGGttttacacttagacttagacaaactttattgatctacaAGGGAAATGGTTTAGCACATGGAAGCCGAGTTCTAACTTAGAGGAATTACCCTggatgtgacaaagtatttccaTGTTGTGgccgtgttgtagtggccgggtgacgacAAAAGCAATGACATTTAGAGGGTCCTGCGTGCTACCGGTGAGTattgtaatctacagtagaacacactcaaggctactatattgggtgaaatgagtgtaaaggtgactgagTGGATGGTATTTGATGTATAGAGggttctaacaatgttaaaaaaaaaacatatttaaaaggttgtaaacagttggttttttttattctCTTTGAAAATATTCGATCCataataataatcctactttgcaaaaatgtgtttattctggtaCCAATTAACTGCGGTAAACGAGGGACGATTGTATAGGGTGTTGCAACTCAGCACTGCTGTTGTCCTGTTAAAGTCAGAATGACGGTAGAAAAGAGCTTTAGCCTGTGTCACTAATAACGTGTTAAATTGCACTGATGAAAGGTAATTAAATTACCCGTTACTGGAAAACAATAAAGGCATTAGTAACGTTGGTATTTTTAACACGGTATAAGAACTTTTTTCACGCTGCCTCTCAAAGCCTCTTCTGTATTTTTACAACGTCAGATTTTGCAGGTggacctaatgttgtggctgttTAGAAATGCTATAATAAATAGTCTACCTAATACAGCAGATTGTGAAAAAACAGGAAACAAAGAGTCAAAAGTCATATTTAGGATTGTAGCTGCTCAGAAGTCATGGTCTGTGTCTACCCAGAGCAAGGTGAAGGTCACCCCCGTCAGCCACATTATTCGATTGGTCTCAGTGCAGCGAAGGTCTATAGACCGCAGCGTTCCCAACCCTCGCATATTTTCCTTTACCCACTCGCCTCCTCAGTAGAATCGTTTGCGCCGGCTCTCGTTCCAGTGACTGTAGACTAAGATGCCGATGACGACGAGGAAGATGCAACCCAGCAAGGAGAAGAGGACGGTGAAGAAAATGGCCAATCCGCTCATACCTTCTTCAGTCTGACCCACTGGAGGAGAAAAGACAGACCATAGGGAGGTGAATAAAGgacactcgtgtgtgtgtgtgtgtgtgtctgttacaTCTGAGGAGATCCATGTTATCCACACTGGGTATGGTTATCTCCTCTTCAGTCTCTTCCTCTTCCTGTTTACTTCGCAGCACCGTCAGTTGGTAGAGTTTCAGCGAGACGATGTCATGGTTGTCTAGGAAATCAGTTAATTATTGCAGTAATTTAATGACTTGAATAAAATGTATGGTACAATGCTGCTATCTGCTGGTGTGAAGTGTGAATTACACTAACTTTGCGCCTTTATAGACGTCATCCATTGAACCTCCATAACAAAATTCCACCGAAACAGTTACAATCAATTAGTCTAATGAgattcaatacaaaaagctctattCAAAAATGCTGCATTTACTTGTCTGCCATTTCTATATTTATCTCTAAATTGGCAACAGcaaagtagggatgtaacgattaacCGGTTTTACtaataatgatgattaaaaatGTCACAACTATTTATTGCAAAGGCTCTACTACACCGTGTGTTTCTGTCCACCactataaacaaacaaacatgctgGTACGTTATTTTCGGCACAACCTGCACAGAACgcactgagtgccaagcagggaggtaatgggtcccatttttatagccttaggtatgactcggccggggtttgaactcacaacctaccgatctcagggcggacactctaaccactaggccactgagtacgtGATGGTGGTTTCTGGGCACTGGTTCGACCATAGAGGCTATTTCAAGACCAAATTTTACAAACTGTTCTAGTTGACACAAGGACTTGAGGTGAGCAGGCCTTGTAGAGCTCTGCTGCAGTGGAAAAGGAGTCAACAAGCAATCCTCCCGAGCGGTTGGCTTGCAGGGTCTGCCTGACCTTGGCTTGTCAAAAACAACTGCAGTCTCTTCAAATCTTTTTCTTATTCTTTGTACTTGACACAAACACATTAAAAGGTGTCAGCCACCTCACCagtagatctggggccgtatttatcgagcgtcttagagtgccattttacacttaagtcctgagaatttgcgaaatttagtcctactctcaaacttaagaataaaagctatttatcaactttcttaagtctaagaatcactcctactctccacgatatttaagagaccttcagaggtgtcctaagtggttaggagttgccagcgggggattgcactgaggcgagagagacgtgcgcgaacgttcagggagcggaaggatgtcctggctttgtttgatgacgagcagctgatgaaacggtatcgtttagacagagcgggtattatttttgtcacagatttaataattttcgattccatgttgatttctgcatgtggctgcagttggctagtatatatagagccacccacaccagtttcaaattagttgcctaattaatgaattggaaagaaaatgttatgagagtagcgtatgtgtgtgtgtggccctttaataggtgacagcatgtgaggtgagtgacgtcagtgagtgtgtgggcgagagaagagcgggagcggtagcgtgagtgagggcggggactagtttgttttgtgttggattgactgtgtgcaagcaatcaataaagcaagatttgcaactaatcgcctgactcatcattcaccctaaagtcgtccgctgtggagacccactgccgggtaaagtgaagggtgttgccccgagcatacatcggccctggagaagtgtctcccctgcctctttgactacggtctgggagcaggaagcaggaaaggtgcaacaaaaaggaaacatttatttttgattaattgccaatattgtttgtttgttttgtattattttgtagtttattgtcaaaatatacactcccattgtctacttaaatatttctaagatatttctttattcttagacaagggattcccttccgtgattggtcatttctatggacacagaaatgacgtcacctaaaattccgtttacggcacatagtaatgtcgtaattcagctccgagtgtgacacttaaaattcagtcctacacttcgctgaaagtgtgagtaagacgcttgataactaacttttaagtgcagctttcagcgaagaaattctttactcataagtcaactcttagcagacttcttaggagtaattctaagaagcttgataaatatggCCCCTGGTCTTCAACTTCTTAATAATCAACGCTTTGGTCTCAGGGTGAATCTTAGGCATGTTGTCAGAGGTCAAGTTGCAATTAATGTGAAGGTTTGGCATGCTGGGGTTCTTTTTATACACACCCACTAATTGATTGATCAATTAGTGATCACAGGTGAGGCTGTAATTTAGGATTGGGTGCACCATATGTTAAGGCGACAAGACTTTTGTCCTTGCAAAAACTGACTCATTGGGCTTTACCAAGCTGTGGACATTGGAATGTTTTTCAGTAGTTTTGTTTGGCACCAAAATATTATTTCAAAAGATGTTGGGATCGAAATGAGCCATTTcttgtactttttgagcacactcAAAAATACCGCGCTaagaatgataaccgtgataattttggtcacgataaccgtgaTACAAAATGttaatattgttacatccctagtgacCATTTAACATTAGAGATTACTTCTTCCTGTCTGTGTTGAATAAACTATAGGCAGTGTAAATTAATCTAGTAAGTCTAAACCACAAACATAACTGAAGGATTCTTACAGAGCGGAGGGcacttttatttaattgaaagagagactttttgtaattttttattattttgtactgtTAGGTTATCTAATTATTTCAGTAATAAATAACGCAAAATCCCTACggtgattatttacatttttgtttgtgaaatAAATCAGTGCATAATCGTGATAATCTTGAAACTGTGATTATTACTCAGACTATAACTGTAATTGTTTCATCCTACAGCAAACCTCATTTTGGTATATTTAAAATCTAACATTTGAATTTTTGTGTTGCTAAAAGCTACAATGCTTTCTTTTTTCTTATTACTTAAATTGATTGACATGTGTGTCTGGCAGATGTTCTTACCTGAGAGGTCTCCTGTGATTGCGGAagcgccaaaataaaagccttttgGTAGCCGCACGCCAGGTATGTCCAAGCAGTCCCTCCACTCATGTTGTCCATCTATGTCAATCATCACCTGATAAATTTAGAGATTTTAAATACGAATTATTATACCGACCTAGTACAAAACCCATGGTCTAAGATCCcttatgtgacaggagtgctatgctgttttcaaGAACCAACTTTTCAAAGAAACGTTTCTCACAGTCAGTCTGCGGCGGACATAGCGGATGAATAGGAAGGCGTCATGCTTCAGGTTGCGCACCATGGCGTTGCAGCCCCCCAGCTCTGTAGGCCGGCCGTCTCGCTCGTGGTCGTAGCTGATGGTGCCGTTGCCCACCATGGCGAGAACAAAAGGAAAGATCCTCTTGTGGTCGGTGAAAGACAAACGCATATATTAGACGACTAATACCATCATTGTGATTGGTTTGCTGGACCCAAACACATTGCCTATAAAGGAGTTTAAACTTGCATGTTTCCGACGATGTTTACCTGTGTGCGAGGAGTGTATCTCTTCTTTTGTGCCTGTCCCCAAGGTGAgtgcacaaaagaacacaaagacATCCCCTTTACACAACACTGCCCAAGTACCAACACGAGACCCACAATGACCTTTTTTCCCAAAAACATGTAAGTGTTCCTGCGGCTCACCTCTAGTTGTTTCTCCTCATTGGGATACGTGTCCACAAAAACACCCAATCCTGTAAAGTTGTCCTTATTTCCAAACACAGGACCTGTGTGTGATATGACGATACAACGTTATGAAAGAAAAAAGTAGTAATAAATAGTCCTGGGACTTCGTTGGAGTTTGTTTCTGGAATAATTAAAAGGTAATTAATACGATCCAAGTCTCGGTCCAAGCAATAGTCATGTCCTATAAAACAGTGACCCCCACCGCCCATTTTGAGACCAATTGTCAAACCTCTGTTGGAAAGACCTTGTAGTAATCTAATCTATTGTCATTTACAGACCTTGGCATAAACACTctagcgcagtggttcttaatctgggttcgatcgaaccctaggggttcggggagtcgggctcaggggttcggcggaggtcaagacacacccgactcatcgtgtaaataaaaacttctccctatcggcgtattaaggatacggcaacagcagaagtcagactgatttgcaggtgtgtaatttgttgtgagtttatgcactgtgttggttttgttgtttgaacaaggtgatgttcatgcacggttcattttatgcaccagtaaaaaaaacatggtaacactttagtatggggagcatattcaccattaattagttgcttattaacatgcaaatgagtaacttattggctcttaactagtcattattaagtacttattaatgccttattcggcatggccttattataaccctaaccctctaaccctaaccaaataactctgaattaagtctttattacttagaatatgttcccctagtgtccaaataactctaaattaagtcttttttacttagaatatgttccccaaactaaagtgttaccaaaaacatataactttgtcttgaatttgaaaaaaaacaaaacattttattttacactaaagaagggttcggtgaatgcgcatatgaaactggtggggtttggtacctccaacaaggttaagaaccactgccttagtgtGTTACATGAGTAATATTAAATACCGAAATGAGGCCTCAAACTAAACCTTTTAGGGGCCACAAAAAGCCTAGGCCCCGTGTATAAAACAAAGAATAGATGAATACCAAATTAAAACACAGCACAACAAACTTCTGCCCGCACAGACACGAGCTTGGAACCGCTAAAACCATGTTTTAAGTAGCAGGTGATCAAGGTTTTTCATGGCCCAGTTTAGCCCCGCCCTTGGCCTGGTAC is a window encoding:
- the lman2la gene encoding lectin, mannose-binding 2-like a isoform X3 — translated: MEEFLKREYSLTKPYQGVGSLGSSHWELMGDAMITTEQVRLTPDMQSRQGAVWSRLPCHLNDWEMQVHFKIHGKGKKNLNGDGLAIWYTKERMQKGPVFGNKDNFTGLGVFVDTYPNEEKQLEAQKKRYTPRTQRIFPFVLAMVGNGTISYDHERDGRPTELGGCNAMVRNLKHDAFLFIRYVRRRLTVMIDIDGQHEWRDCLDIPGVRLPKGFYFGASAITGDLSDNHDIVSLKLYQLTVLRSKQEEEETEEEITIPSVDNMDLLRLGQTEEGMSGLAIFFTVLFSLLGCIFLVVIGILVYSHWNESRRKRFY
- the lman2la gene encoding lectin, mannose-binding 2-like a isoform X1, with protein sequence MAAVSRSRHRGDSKTIHILFSPRKMTPFKLFWCLIFFVFTVSHCFADDDDDHEMEEFLKREYSLTKPYQGVGSLGSSHWELMGDAMITTEQVRLTPDMQSRQGAVWSRLPCHLNDWEMQVHFKIHGKGKKNLNGDGLAIWYTKERMQKGPVFGNKDNFTGLGVFVDTYPNEEKQLEAQKKRYTPRTQRIFPFVLAMVGNGTISYDHERDGRPTELGGCNAMVRNLKHDAFLFIRYVRRRLTVMIDIDGQHEWRDCLDIPGVRLPKGFYFGASAITGDLSDNHDIVSLKLYQLTVLRSKQEEEETEEEITIPSVDNMDLLRLGQTEEGMSGLAIFFTVLFSLLGCIFLVVIGILVYSHWNESRRKRFY
- the lman2la gene encoding lectin, mannose-binding 2-like a isoform X2, yielding MAAVSRSRHRGDSKTIHILFSPRKMTPFKLFWCLIFFVFTVSHCFADDDDDHEMEEFLKREYSLTKPYQGVGSLGSSHWELMGDAMITTEQVRLTPDMQSRQGAVWSRLPCHLNDWEMQVHFKIHGKGKKNLNGDGLAIWYTKERMQKGPVFGNKDNFTGLGVFVDTYPNEEKQLERIFPFVLAMVGNGTISYDHERDGRPTELGGCNAMVRNLKHDAFLFIRYVRRRLTVMIDIDGQHEWRDCLDIPGVRLPKGFYFGASAITGDLSDNHDIVSLKLYQLTVLRSKQEEEETEEEITIPSVDNMDLLRLGQTEEGMSGLAIFFTVLFSLLGCIFLVVIGILVYSHWNESRRKRFY